DNA from Pseudomonadota bacterium:
CCGCTAACGAGAGCTCCCTTATCGGACCTTTTTGAAAAACAAGTTGGATAGGCTCCCAAGTATTTTTCTTTTGTCCTGCGCTATTGTTATTGTGGCGTCGTGCTATTCGGTCGCGAAAGGGCCAAGTAATAAACGCCGTTAACGTCATTGCGGCGGCTATTATCAGCATAGCTGTTTGCCAACTGGTAAAAATCAATAATGTCGGAACTAAAAAACCGGCAAGAGTTCCGCCTATTGGTATACTTGTTTGTTTTAGTGAAAAGAGTAGGGGGCGCCACCTGGGTTTGGCCTGACGCATTATTAAAAAGGATCCTGCTGGATTCATTGGGCCATGAGCAAATCCGACCATCACTGCACTGATAACAAAGCTCCAGGGCGTTGCGAGAGTAAATAAAGCCATACCGAGCGCGCCGACTAAAAGTGTTACCTGGCAGCAACGCACAGCACCAAATCGCTCCAATGGTGCACTTATAAAAAGTCCGAAGGTAAGAGCCGATAAATAACAGATAGCAGTGAATATACCAGTAAAACTCTCCGGTATCCCGTAGCTATTGCTGACTTCGTCGGGGGCGTTTCCAAAAGCATTCATTGCCATAATAGTAAGGCTTTGAAAGAAAATGAGGGATACCACCGGAGCGGCAACATCTCGTTTTAAAAGTTCTCGCATAATTCAAGAAGGGGCCTTAACTACTTTCCTTTAAAAACGGGCATACGTTTTTCGTTGAAGGCCTTAATTCCTTCCTGCCTATCTTCTGTTGGAACCATACGGTTATACGCCTCAATTTCAAATGCGTAGCCATTCTTTAAGTCAAGTTGGGTCGCCACATTAAGTGCTTTTTTTGCCTGTCGTATTGAAATTGGAGCGTTCGATGATATTCGTTCTGCAGTTTTTAAAGCTAAATTTAAAAGTTCGTCGGGGGCGCAGATTTTATTGAAAATACCCCATTCATAGGCTTCTTGCGCTGTGCATGGATAGCCTGTTAACAGAAATTCCTTAGCACGTCGTATGCCAACAGCTCTCGGGAGAAATTGTGTGCCGCCAGCCCCTGGCATTATCCCGAGCGTAACCTCTGTCAAAGCTAACTTAGCATTAGTCGAGCCATAGGCAAAATCGGAGCCTAGAATAAACTCACACCCACCTCCATATGCTGCTCCATTGCAAGCGGCAATAACGGGTGATGGCACATCAATCATGGTAAGAACAGCTTGTTCAAATATAGCATGCTGATGCTGCCACTGAGCATCGGTCATGTTATTTCGTTCCTTAAGGTCACCGCCGGCGCAAAATGCCTTCTCACCTGCTCCGGTCAGAATGATACAGCGTACATCTTCTTGGTCGACATATAAATCACGCCACAGGTCGCGCAGATCTAATCCCATTTGCGTGTTTAATGCATTCGCAAAAGAAGGACGGTTTAATTTGACAATCAAAACATGTTTTTTGTGCCGGGTTATGTCTAAGGTTTCATAGTCTGTTCGCATTTATTCATAGTCTCCAAATATTTCATTATTGTGTTCACCTAATTTCGGTGCTGTAGAACGAAATGGGGGCCGTTTTCCATCAAACGATAATGGCATTCCCGTAAGCTTTATTGACTGATCTGGCGACTCTTGAATCATTCCAAGAGCTTGCGTTTGTGGATGTTGGTCCATTTCTCCTGTATTCTGGATTGGTGCGTTGGGCACACCTTTTTTATCAAGTACCGATTGCCAATGTGTTCGCGGTTTTTCAATCAATATATTTGTAATTAAGGTATTGAGAGCATCACGATTTTTTACCCGGTCAGGGTTTGTTTTGAAGCGAGCATCTTTTGCCCAGCCTGGGCATCCCAGCGCAAAACTAATTTTTTCGAACAAAATATTATTAGCGCCCGCAATAACTAAGAAGCCATCTTTACATTCATAGGCTTCGTAAGGAGCAATTGTTCTCATACCGGAGCCATATCTACTCGGCATTTCACCGCTTGAGTGATAAGCAGCCGTATGCGCAGTCATCCAAGCAATAGAGGTTTCGTAGAGTGATAAATCAACGACGCCTCCTTGTCCTGTTACATCACGCTCGCGAAGCGCTGACATAATCCCAATGACAGACCACATACCAGTGCCCATGTCTATTATTGATGTGCCAACTCTGACGGGTGGCCTGCCTTCTTCTCCAGTAACACTCATTAATCCACCAAAAGCTTGCATTAACGGGTCATATCCTGGCCGGTCCTTGTAGGGGCCGATGTGGCCAAAAGCACCAAAATTTGCATATATTAAACTTGGTTTTTTGAGGAGAAGGTCCTCCGGGCCCAAGCCTAACTCGACAGCTTTTCCTGGGCGCATGTTTTGAATGACTATATCGCCGGTTTGAACAATAGTATCTCGTAGCCGCCGACACTCAATTTCATCACGTAAATTAACAGTAACTGATTTTTTGTCACGATTAAGCGCATGAAACATTGTCCCGGTGCCGTGCCAAAATGGTGGGCCCCAATGGCGTGCATCGTCCCCATCTAGCGGTTTTTCTACCTTGATTACTTCAGCTCCAAGCTGGGCCAAAACCCAAGCACCGTATGGTGCGGCAACGCTTGCACCTAATTCAAAAACGCGAATGCCTGAAAGCGGCGAACATGTTGTCACGTCGTATCCTCCATTATGGGAATCAATAATCAAGTCTGTGAGGTAGGAGTAGCGATAAGGTGATCATCCCGTCAACAGGGCAAGTTTGATTTGTTTTGTGGATCGCTTGTTAAGTAATATGGTTTACGAGATTTCAAATACTTCTTCTCTGCAACATTAGGGAATTTGGTTATGACAAAAAAACCTGTGTGCTTGGATGCAGCGATCAAGGAATTCCATGCCGGTAATCTCAATGAGGCCAAACGGCTGACACAACGACTACTTAAATTTGATGAAAATAATGCTGAAGCATACCATTTTATGGGGGTCATTGCCCATCGCGCCGGTGATCTTGCAGATAGCCTTAGGTTTATACAGCGGTCATCGGCCATGGAACCTGAAAATGCTGTTTATCTGAACACACAAGGACTTATTCTCCGTTTGCTTGGACGTCATGGAGAGGCTATTCAAAAACTCAAATTGGCAATTCAATTGAAGCCCAATTATTCAGATGCTTATAACAATTTGGGAGTTGCGTTAGCCGACAGTAATAATATTATCGATGCGGAAAAATTTTATAGAAAAGCACTGGAGTGTCGCCCCAATTTCCCCGAAGCAATAAATAACCTTGGAAATATTCTATTCCGAGCAGGCAATTGTGCGGAGGCTCTTGTTGCTTACAGCAACGCAGTAAAAGCTAAGCCTGACTATGCAGAAGCTTATTCAAACCTAGGCGATGCATTTGCGAGCCAGAACAACTTTAGAGAAGCTTCACAGAATTATAAAAAGGCAGTTGAAATTGCGCCAACGTGGGCAGATGCTTTTTATAAGCTTGGGAATTGCTGGTTTCGCCTCGAGGACTTAACACGGGCGATTTATTTTTATCGATGTTGTCTGAATATTGATCCTCGCCACACGCGTTGTTTGACTAACCTAGGTGCGGCGTATGAAAAAACGAGCCAATATGAAAAAGCGGCAATTATGATACGCCAAGCTTTGATTAATTCCCCTGAGCACTTACCTGCGCTTAAAAATCTTGGCCACGTTCTTTTGAAGCTGGGACAGCCAGCAGAAGCGATGCTACTATTGCAGAAAGCTGTGCAGGCTGTGCCGACAGATCCTGACGCGCAGTACACGCTTGGAAATGCATTGCTCCGCATGGAAAAAATCCAAGACGCGATGGAATGTTACAGGCGCGTTCGCCAGTTACAGCCTTCAGCTGCACGTGGTTTTTTCGCACCGGCTAGCATTCTACTATTAAATGGCCAATATGATGAGGGATGGGTGGCATATGAATCGCGGTTTGATATGCCGGCCTACAAGCCAAATATACCAGATATTCATGCACGATTGTGGGACGGTAGTCCTCTTAATGGCAGAGATTTACTTGTGCATGTCGAACAGGGTTTCGGAGACACACTTCAATTTATTCGTTACGTACCAAAAATTGCGGCAGAGAGACGAGGCGCGGGTGGCAAGATTAAACTACTATGCGAACCAGAGCTTTATCCGGTAATAAGGTCTGTTAAGGGATATGACGAAATTTATGTGCTGAATGATGGTGACGAAATTACTTTTGATGTGCAAATACCACTTCTCAGTCTACCTAGTCGATTCCGTACAAAATTGGATACAATTCCATGCGAAGTGCCGTATCTCAAAGCGCCAGATTTGAACCATTGCCTTTTTGTTCCAAGCCAGGGAGGTAAGCTCAATACTGGGATTGCTTGGGCAGGGCGGCCCACGCATAGCGACGACAGGTATCGTTCTATCCCATTCGCTTATTTCATGACCCTCTTCAGTCTTTCAGAAATAGTTTTTTATTCAATCCAATCTGGTTCTGCATCTCGGGAGGCAGAAGCTTGTTTCGAGAATGACACAATCATTGATCTTAAGGAGAAAATGAAAGACTTTGGAAATACAGCAGAAATTATCGACCAACTCGATCTGGTTATTACTTGTGATACTGCAGTTGCGCACCTTGCCGGCGCGCTAGGGAAGCCAGTTTGGTTACTCCTTCCCTATGGAAGTGAGTGGCGTTGGCTATTGAAACGTGCTGACACGCCATGGTATCCTACGATGCGATTATTTCGACAGCGTATTTGTGGTGACTGGCAAGATGTTTTCGCAAGGGTTAAGACCGCACTCAGCCAATTAAGACTTGAAATCGAAGCTTCTTTGTAAGCGCCCGGAAAGGCAGGGGCCGTCATGGAATAGACTCACGTACGGGCTGTTGCATTAGGCAGGGAGAAAACGTAAACGAGTGTCAATAAAGTTTATGCGAATTAGTTTTTAACTATTTGGTCGTTGCCACGTAAACGCCACTCCAATCTTCTTCCG
Protein-coding regions in this window:
- a CDS encoding MFS transporter, coding for MRELLKRDVAAPVVSLIFFQSLTIMAMNAFGNAPDEVSNSYGIPESFTGIFTAICYLSALTFGLFISAPLERFGAVRCCQVTLLVGALGMALFTLATPWSFVISAVMVGFAHGPMNPAGSFLIMRQAKPRWRPLLFSLKQTSIPIGGTLAGFLVPTLLIFTSWQTAMLIIAAAMTLTAFITWPFRDRIARRHNNNSAGQKKNTWEPIQLVFQKGPIRELSLAAFILIGCQACVVSFLVIYLVKEIKLELQWAGLIFGLAHGTSIIARIYLGILADRVIKTKTILGLCGVITGICFFLLAAFPAGGSFWLLCFLGIILGNANLGWVGLFFGEVSKLAPDGKAAQVTAGSQIYAFGSFVLIPPIFTLFIEHANSYATGFFIVGIAGLVAGIRFLSIKY
- a CDS encoding enoyl-CoA hydratase-related protein, with amino-acid sequence MRTDYETLDITRHKKHVLIVKLNRPSFANALNTQMGLDLRDLWRDLYVDQEDVRCIILTGAGEKAFCAGGDLKERNNMTDAQWQHQHAIFEQAVLTMIDVPSPVIAACNGAAYGGGCEFILGSDFAYGSTNAKLALTEVTLGIMPGAGGTQFLPRAVGIRRAKEFLLTGYPCTAQEAYEWGIFNKICAPDELLNLALKTAERISSNAPISIRQAKKALNVATQLDLKNGYAFEIEAYNRMVPTEDRQEGIKAFNEKRMPVFKGK
- a CDS encoding CoA transferase, which encodes MTTCSPLSGIRVFELGASVAAPYGAWVLAQLGAEVIKVEKPLDGDDARHWGPPFWHGTGTMFHALNRDKKSVTVNLRDEIECRRLRDTIVQTGDIVIQNMRPGKAVELGLGPEDLLLKKPSLIYANFGAFGHIGPYKDRPGYDPLMQAFGGLMSVTGEEGRPPVRVGTSIIDMGTGMWSVIGIMSALRERDVTGQGGVVDLSLYETSIAWMTAHTAAYHSSGEMPSRYGSGMRTIAPYEAYECKDGFLVIAGANNILFEKISFALGCPGWAKDARFKTNPDRVKNRDALNTLITNILIEKPRTHWQSVLDKKGVPNAPIQNTGEMDQHPQTQALGMIQESPDQSIKLTGMPLSFDGKRPPFRSTAPKLGEHNNEIFGDYE
- a CDS encoding tetratricopeptide repeat protein; the protein is MTKKPVCLDAAIKEFHAGNLNEAKRLTQRLLKFDENNAEAYHFMGVIAHRAGDLADSLRFIQRSSAMEPENAVYLNTQGLILRLLGRHGEAIQKLKLAIQLKPNYSDAYNNLGVALADSNNIIDAEKFYRKALECRPNFPEAINNLGNILFRAGNCAEALVAYSNAVKAKPDYAEAYSNLGDAFASQNNFREASQNYKKAVEIAPTWADAFYKLGNCWFRLEDLTRAIYFYRCCLNIDPRHTRCLTNLGAAYEKTSQYEKAAIMIRQALINSPEHLPALKNLGHVLLKLGQPAEAMLLLQKAVQAVPTDPDAQYTLGNALLRMEKIQDAMECYRRVRQLQPSAARGFFAPASILLLNGQYDEGWVAYESRFDMPAYKPNIPDIHARLWDGSPLNGRDLLVHVEQGFGDTLQFIRYVPKIAAERRGAGGKIKLLCEPELYPVIRSVKGYDEIYVLNDGDEITFDVQIPLLSLPSRFRTKLDTIPCEVPYLKAPDLNHCLFVPSQGGKLNTGIAWAGRPTHSDDRYRSIPFAYFMTLFSLSEIVFYSIQSGSASREAEACFENDTIIDLKEKMKDFGNTAEIIDQLDLVITCDTAVAHLAGALGKPVWLLLPYGSEWRWLLKRADTPWYPTMRLFRQRICGDWQDVFARVKTALSQLRLEIEASL